One part of the Sporichthyaceae bacterium genome encodes these proteins:
- a CDS encoding iron-containing redox enzyme family protein has translation MSVVREAPLRVDRSPQLPAARGRASAELFALLRDEPAAAPGAPPDALGEDAQLALYVCYELHYRGFAGVAPEKEWEPAVLTLRRELEAGFETALRALVDPHSDTLALRDELEALTAPPGNTGPSAHLLHHPNRAWLRELVAHRSMYHLKEADPQAFVLPRLSGAAKALVAGVEFDEYGGGNPNRSHSLLFAELMADLELDPRYGAYLDVMPAPMLALVNLMSWCGLHRRLRGALIGQLALVELSSPLSSQRMLRVLQAHDCGPATQRFYAEHVVADAVHERVMREAIAALITDEPDLTADIVFGIRAALLLEERLDEHLLEHWQSGRSSLRQAI, from the coding sequence GTGAGCGTCGTGCGCGAAGCCCCGCTCCGGGTCGACCGGAGCCCACAACTGCCCGCAGCCCGTGGGCGGGCCTCGGCCGAGTTGTTCGCGCTGTTGCGTGATGAACCCGCGGCGGCGCCTGGCGCGCCGCCCGATGCCCTCGGCGAGGACGCGCAGCTCGCGCTCTACGTCTGCTACGAGCTGCACTACCGAGGCTTCGCCGGGGTGGCCCCGGAGAAGGAGTGGGAACCCGCCGTTCTGACCCTGCGTCGCGAACTCGAGGCGGGCTTCGAGACCGCGCTGCGCGCCCTGGTCGACCCGCACTCCGACACCCTGGCGTTGCGCGATGAACTGGAGGCGTTGACCGCGCCACCCGGCAACACCGGGCCGTCGGCCCATCTGCTGCACCACCCGAACCGCGCCTGGCTGCGCGAGCTGGTGGCGCACCGGTCGATGTATCACCTCAAGGAGGCCGACCCGCAGGCGTTCGTGCTGCCCCGACTCAGTGGCGCGGCCAAGGCGCTGGTGGCCGGCGTCGAGTTCGACGAGTACGGCGGCGGGAATCCCAACCGCAGCCACAGCCTGTTGTTCGCCGAGCTGATGGCGGACCTGGAGCTGGATCCTCGCTATGGCGCCTACCTGGACGTGATGCCCGCGCCCATGCTCGCCCTGGTCAACCTCATGTCCTGGTGTGGCCTGCATCGACGTCTGCGCGGGGCACTGATCGGGCAACTGGCCCTGGTGGAGCTGAGTTCACCGCTCAGCTCACAACGCATGCTGCGGGTACTGCAGGCTCACGACTGCGGTCCGGCCACGCAACGGTTCTACGCCGAGCACGTGGTGGCGGATGCGGTGCACGAGCGGGTGATGCGCGAGGCCATCGCCGCGCTGATCACCGACGAACCCGACCTGACCGCCGACATCGTGTTCGGCATTCGCGCCGCGTTGCTGCTCGAGGAACGGCTCGACGAGCACCTGCTGGAGCACTGGCAATCCGGCCGCAGTTCGCTGCGGCAAGCAATCTGA
- a CDS encoding HemK2/MTQ2 family protein methyltransferase: MLLRLPGVYSPDADTELLIDAITEHPPAPGARALDVGTGTGRVALALKSVGASTVEAIDISLRAVLAARLNAAMHRLPIRVRRGDLLSHADGLFDLIVANPPYVPSGTERPGAHSRARAWDAGHDGRSLLDRLCEAAPRHLRPNGAVLLVHSALCDPDRTVAALTDNGLRAAVILEQEIPFGPVLRSRAEWLEQQGLVSPGQRTERIVVVRGEKHG; encoded by the coding sequence ATGCTGCTTCGTTTGCCCGGTGTGTACTCCCCGGACGCTGATACCGAATTGTTGATCGACGCGATCACCGAGCACCCGCCGGCGCCCGGTGCTCGCGCGTTGGACGTCGGCACGGGCACCGGACGGGTGGCCCTTGCCCTGAAGAGCGTGGGCGCGTCGACTGTGGAGGCGATCGACATCAGCCTGCGCGCGGTGCTCGCCGCCCGATTGAACGCGGCCATGCATCGCCTGCCGATCCGGGTGCGTCGTGGGGACCTGTTGAGTCACGCCGACGGTCTGTTCGATCTGATCGTGGCAAACCCGCCGTACGTGCCGAGCGGTACCGAACGGCCCGGTGCGCACAGCCGAGCCCGGGCGTGGGACGCGGGCCACGACGGCCGATCGCTGCTCGACCGGCTGTGCGAGGCCGCGCCACGGCATCTGCGACCGAACGGTGCGGTGCTGCTGGTCCATTCCGCGTTGTGCGATCCGGACCGCACCGTCGCCGCGCTGACCGATAACGGGCTGCGCGCCGCGGTGATCCTCGAGCAGGAAATCCCGTTCGGGCCGGTACTGCGCTCGCGCGCCGAGTGGCTCGAACAGCAGGGCCTGGTGTCGCCGGGGCAGCGCACCGAGCGCATCGTCGTCGTGCGGGGCGAGAAGCATGGCTGA
- a CDS encoding CDGSH iron-sulfur domain-containing protein — MAEQRERPVRVWVDPAGPTYIEGPVELCLDGASSAQLVDRFRVAICACRRSGRYPLCDGSHRRLTDTFHPET; from the coding sequence ATGGCTGAGCAGCGCGAGCGACCAGTGCGGGTGTGGGTCGACCCGGCAGGCCCCACCTACATCGAGGGCCCCGTCGAGCTGTGCCTCGACGGGGCCTCCTCCGCGCAGCTGGTGGATCGTTTCCGGGTGGCCATCTGCGCGTGCCGCCGGTCCGGGCGCTATCCGCTGTGTGACGGCAGTCACCGTCGGCTGACCGACACCTTCCACCCGGAGACCTG
- a CDS encoding zinc-dependent alcohol dehydrogenase, whose protein sequence is MKALTWQGRHSVEVIDVPDPRIEAPTDAIVQITSTAICGSDLHLYEALGPYLKAGDVLGHEPMGIVTEVGSGVTHIKPGDRVVIPFNISCGHCWMCDRQLYAQCETTQNSQTGKGASLFGYTSLYGSVPGGQAEYLRVPQAQFGPIKVPHELPDDRFLFLSDVLPTAWQALEWADVPKDGTVAVLGLGPIGGMCARMALHKGYRVIGVDLVPDRLAAARVAGVEALDVNGVNNVAEALIEMTNGRGPDSVVDAVGMEAAKSPLGKAAHAMVAHLPDAMARAAMERFGVDRMGALLTAVHAVRRGGTVSLSGVYGGQADPMPMMDMFDRGITIRMGQCHVRRWIDDILPLLMDSTDPLGVDSFATHHLPLSEAAHGYEMFQKKLDNCRKVVLQP, encoded by the coding sequence ATGAAGGCATTGACCTGGCAGGGCCGTCATTCCGTCGAGGTGATCGACGTACCCGATCCCCGCATCGAGGCGCCCACCGACGCCATCGTGCAAATCACCTCGACCGCCATCTGCGGCTCCGACCTGCACCTCTACGAGGCGCTCGGGCCGTACCTGAAAGCCGGTGACGTGCTCGGGCACGAGCCCATGGGCATCGTGACTGAGGTGGGCTCCGGGGTGACCCACATCAAACCGGGCGATCGGGTGGTGATTCCGTTCAACATCTCCTGCGGCCACTGCTGGATGTGCGACCGGCAGTTGTACGCGCAGTGCGAGACCACGCAGAACTCGCAGACCGGTAAGGGCGCCTCGCTATTCGGCTACACCTCGCTGTACGGGTCGGTGCCCGGCGGGCAGGCCGAGTACCTGAGGGTGCCTCAGGCCCAGTTCGGCCCGATCAAGGTGCCGCACGAACTCCCGGACGACCGGTTCCTGTTCCTGTCCGACGTGTTGCCCACCGCCTGGCAGGCGCTGGAGTGGGCCGATGTGCCGAAGGACGGCACGGTGGCCGTGCTCGGACTGGGACCGATCGGTGGCATGTGCGCGCGGATGGCACTGCACAAGGGCTACCGCGTGATCGGGGTGGACCTGGTACCCGACCGGCTCGCGGCCGCCCGGGTCGCCGGCGTAGAAGCGTTGGACGTCAACGGCGTAAACAACGTCGCCGAGGCGTTGATCGAAATGACCAACGGCCGGGGCCCGGACTCCGTGGTGGACGCGGTGGGCATGGAGGCGGCCAAGTCGCCGCTCGGCAAGGCCGCGCACGCAATGGTCGCCCACCTGCCCGACGCAATGGCGCGGGCCGCGATGGAGCGCTTCGGTGTGGACCGGATGGGCGCGCTGCTCACCGCCGTGCACGCGGTGCGTCGCGGTGGCACGGTGTCCCTGTCCGGCGTGTACGGCGGCCAGGCCGACCCGATGCCGATGATGGACATGTTCGACCGCGGCATCACCATCCGCATGGGGCAGTGCCACGTGCGCCGCTGGATCGACGACATTCTGCCGTTGCTGATGGACAGCACGGACCCGTTGGGGGTGGACAGCTTCGCCACCCACCACCTGCCGTTGAGCGAGGCCGCGCACGGATATGAGATGTTCCAGAAGAAGCTCGACAACTGTCGCAAGGTAGTGCTCCAGCCGTGA
- a CDS encoding NAD-dependent epimerase/dehydratase family protein gives MRVAVVGASGNIGTALLRALRDTPMEVTALCRRPPAPDPPYDRAEWVRVDLSQPGARADLSRAFTGVDAVVHLAWAIQPVRNEEAMRAVNVDGTRAVLAAAASAGVGHVVHASSLGAYAPGRGPVTEDWPTTGIHSSAYSRHKVAAERIVDRFEEADPGTVVTRIRPTLVAQATAATEIAALFIGPLAPAPVIGLGRKLAGMVGRLPVPRGLALQFVHADDVAAAIVAILDRRIAGAFNLAAEPLDTTGLAALVGAKPLELPPALVRTVVRGLFTAHAVPVSPGWFDLAMRAPLIDSDRALRELDWQPRRSSTLTASELITALAGRESGSSPALAPGGPYADRRHHNGKVLNRT, from the coding sequence ATGAGGGTGGCTGTCGTCGGCGCCTCGGGCAACATCGGCACAGCACTGCTGCGCGCTCTGCGTGATACCCCCATGGAGGTGACCGCACTGTGCCGTCGCCCCCCGGCCCCGGACCCGCCCTATGACCGGGCCGAATGGGTCCGTGTCGACCTGTCCCAACCCGGTGCCCGCGCCGATCTGTCCCGCGCCTTCACCGGCGTCGATGCCGTGGTGCACCTGGCGTGGGCCATCCAGCCGGTACGCAACGAAGAGGCCATGCGCGCGGTCAACGTGGACGGCACCCGCGCGGTGCTGGCAGCGGCCGCGTCGGCCGGGGTCGGGCATGTGGTGCACGCCTCGTCACTGGGCGCCTACGCGCCCGGCCGCGGACCGGTTACCGAGGACTGGCCCACCACCGGCATCCACAGCTCGGCGTACAGCCGGCACAAGGTGGCCGCCGAGCGGATCGTGGACCGCTTCGAGGAAGCCGATCCGGGGACGGTGGTCACCCGGATCCGCCCGACGTTGGTCGCGCAGGCCACCGCTGCGACCGAGATCGCGGCGCTGTTTATCGGCCCGCTGGCCCCGGCACCCGTCATCGGCCTCGGACGCAAACTGGCCGGGATGGTCGGCCGGTTGCCGGTGCCGCGCGGTTTGGCGCTGCAGTTCGTGCACGCCGACGATGTGGCGGCCGCGATCGTGGCCATCCTGGATCGGCGCATTGCCGGCGCGTTCAACCTGGCCGCCGAGCCGTTGGACACCACGGGCCTCGCGGCGTTGGTGGGGGCGAAACCGCTGGAGCTGCCGCCGGCGTTGGTGCGGACCGTGGTGCGTGGGCTTTTCACCGCACACGCGGTGCCGGTGTCCCCCGGCTGGTTCGACCTGGCCATGCGGGCGCCGCTCATCGACAGCGACCGCGCTCTGCGCGAGCTGGATTGGCAACCCCGTCGCAGTTCCACGCTGACCGCGAGCGAATTGATCACGGCGCTGGCCGGCCGCGAATCCGGATCCAGCCCGGCGTTGGCGCCGGGCGGGCCGTACGCCGATCGCCGGCACCACAACGGAAAGGTGCTGAACCGCACATGA